The genomic DNA CGCTCCGCCGCCGCCTGCATCGCCGACGTCGAGGCGGCCCTCCCGAAGGGCGCCCGCATCGCCACCCTGTGCGGCCGCTATTTCGGGATGGACCGCGACCGGCGCTGGGAGCGGGTCCAGAGAGCCTACGACGCCCTCACGGAGGCGCGGGGAACCCGGTTCGAGCGGGCCGGGCAGGCCGTCGCCGCGTCCTACGCGCAGGACGTGTCCGACGAGTTCATGCAGCCCGCGATCATCGGCGACTATGCCGGCATGCGGGACGGCGACGGCATCCTGAGCTTCAACTTCCGCGCCGACCGGACCCGGCAGATCCTGGAGGCGCTCCTCGACCCGGCCTTCGCGGGCTTCGAGCGCGCGCGCGCGGTCCGGTTCGCCGCCGCCCTGGGGATCGTCCAGTACAGCGTCGAGATCGACGCCTTCGCCGAGACCCTGTTCGGGGCCCTCGACCTGCCCAACGGCCTCGGCGAGACCGTGGCCCGGGCCGGGCGCGCGCAGCTGCGCATGGCCGAGACCGAGAAGTACCCGCACGTCACCTACTTCATGAACGGCGGCCGCGAGGAGCCCTTCGCGGGGCAGGACGCGGTCCTCGTGCCCTCGCCGAAGGTCGCGACCTACGACCTGCAGCCGGAGATGTCGGCGCCGGAGCTCACCGACCGCGCCGTGGAGGCGATCGGCTCCGGGCGCTACGACCTCATCATCCTGAACTTCGCCAACCCCGACATGGTCGGCCATACCGGCAGCCTCGCGGCGGCCGTGAAGGCGGTGGAGACCGTCGACACCTGCCTCGGCCGCGTCGTCGAGGCGGTGACGGCCCAGGGCGGGGCGCTGCTGGTGACCGCCGATCACGGCAATTGCGAGATGATGCGCGATCCCGAGACCGGCGAGCCCCACACCGCCCACACCCTCAACCCGGTGCCCGCCGCGCTCGTCGGCGTCGACGGCGTGACCCTGGCCGACGGACGGCTCGCCGACGTGGCGCCGACGCTCCTCGACCTGATGGGACTGGACCAGCCGGCCGAGATGACCGGCACGTCGCTGATCCGCCCGCGGGGCCAGGGCTGAGGGCCGGCGGCACGCCGCCTGCAACGGCCGGGCTGTCATGCGCGCCGTCCCTGCGTTACCTCCCGCCACGGGCCGGTCTGTCCCAGCGTGGTGCGAGGTCGTGGTGCGTCTGACCGGTTCTAGGACATGATCGCCCGGCACAGCCTGATCTACGTCGGCTCCCGGGGCTTCGCGGCCGCCCTGAACATGGCCTCCGTGGCGGTGTTCACGCGGCTCGCGCCGGTGGAGAGCTACGGCACCTACCTGTACGTCCTGTCCTGGGCACTCGTGCTCTACGGGGCGACCTGCCAGTGGCCGAAATTCGCGTTCTTCGCCCTCTACGACGAGGCGCGCGAGCCCGCGCAGGTCGGCACCGTGGTGCGGATCCTGGGCGGCACGCTGCTCCTCGCCGGGCTCGGCAGCGCGCTCGCCGCCGCCCTCGGCCTGATGCCGGCGCGGATGGCGGCCGCGATCCTGGCGCTGGCCTTCGGGACCACCCTGTTCGAGGGCTCCACCGAGATCGCCCGGACCCGCCTGCGGGCCGGGGCGGTGGCGGCCTCGGTGATGAGCCGCGCCGTCCTGATCCTGGCCCTCGGCAGCCTGGCGCTGCACCTCTCGCAGGATCCCCTGCACCTCGCCTGCGCGGTGGCGGCCGCGAACGCCCTGGCGTCGCTCCCGGCCGCCGCCACGATCGCCCCGATGATGCCCGGCCGCGGCAGCCGGGCGGAGGCCCTGCGGTTGTTCGCCTACGGCTGGCCGCTGGTGCTGTCCTTCGGGACGGCGGCGCTCGCCCAGAGCCTCGACCGGCTGATCATCGCCAAGACGGTGGGGCCGGCGGGGCTCGGCGCCTACGGGGCCCTGGCCGACTTCCTGAAGCAGAGCTTCATCGTGTTCGGCGAGGCGATCGCCCTGTCGCTGATCTCGATCGCCAAGCGCGAGGCGCGGGTCGGCGGGATGGCGGCGGCCTCCGGGGTGCTGCGCGACGCCGCCCGGGCCATGACGCTGATCGCGGCCTTCGGGGCGGTGTTCTTCCTGTGCTTCGACGATCTGGTCGTGGCGGTGCTGCTCGGGCCCGACTACCGGGCCGAGGCGCGCGAGCTCGCCCCGGTGCTGATCCTGGCGAGCATCCTGATGATGTTCCGCGCCTACTATTTCGGGCAGGTGATCTACTTCGCCCGCTCCAGCGGCCTGGAGGCGGCCGCCGCCTTCGCGACCCTCGCCACCGTCGCGGCGCTGTCGCTCCTGCTGATCCCGCGCCTCGGCGCCGCCGGGGCGGCGCTCGCCTTCGCGGGCGGCCAGAGCGCGGCCTGCCTCGTGCTGGTGCTCGGCGCCCGCCGGACCGGCACGACGATGCCGCTGCCGCTCGCCGACATGGCCGGCATCGCCGGGATCGCGCTGGCCTGCGGCGCGGTGAATGCCGGCATCGCCCTGGTCCCCGGCGGGCTGATGCCGCCGGGGCAGGCCCTGCGCCTCGTCCTGCTCGCCGCCGCCGCCGGGGTGACGGCGTGGCGCTACGACGTGCTCGGCTTCGCCGGCGCGATCCGTCACCGCCTCGCGGCCTGACGGTCCCGCGATGGCAGGCCCCGCGTCAGGCACCCCATCGGACACGGCCGCGCTTCCCGGCGGGCTCGTGGCGGCGGTCCGGCCCCTCGACGGGGCGGCGCCCTGGGTCCCGGCCTGGCGGGCCCTGGGCCCGGCATCCCTGATCCGGAACCCGTTCTACGAGGCGGGCTACGCCCTGGCCGCCCGGGAGGCCTTCGGGGCGGGCGTCCGGCTCCTCCTCGTCGCCGACCAATCCCCCGAGGCGCCGGGCGCCCGGCTCGTCGCCGCCTGGCCGTTCCGGTCGTCGCGCCGCCGCTGGGGCGTGCCGCTGCCGCTGCTCATGGGCTGGACCCACGGCTACGCCCCGTTCGGGGCGCCGCTCCTCGACGGCGCCGCCCCGGAGGCCGCCCTGGCGGGGCTGCTCGCCGCGCCGGGCGCCCTCGGCCTGCCGCCGCGCCTCCTCCTGCCGAACGCCCCGGCCGACGGCCCCCTGCCGGAGCTCCTGGCGGCGCGGGGCGGGCGCCGCGCCGCCTACTGGCCGCACGACCGCGGGCTGCTCGACCTGACCGGGCTCGGGCCAGAGGCGCGGGCCGCCTATCTCGGGCACCTCTCCGGGCAGCGCCGCCGCAAGCTCCGCCGCGCCCGCGCGCGGCTGGAGGCGGCGGGGCCCGTGACCTTCGACATCCTCGCCGCGCCCGACGCCCTCGGCCCGGCCCTCGAGGCCCACGTCGCCCTCGAGGCCGCCGGCTGGAAGGGGGAGGCCGGCACGAGCCTGGCGCAGCGGCCGGCGGAGGTCGCGTTCCTGCGCGCCGCGCTGGCCGATCTCAGTGCCGATCTCGGGGCCGATCGCGGGGCCGCGGACGGCGTGCGGATCGCGCGCCTGCGCCGGGGCGACCGGCTCCTGGCCTCCCTGATCCTGCCGGTCACCGGCCGGGAGGCCTGGGTTCTGAAGATCGCCAACGACGAGACGCGGCCGGAGACCGCGCCGGGCGTCCAGCTCGTCCACCGGCTGACCGAGGCGGTGGCCGCGGGCGACTGGCCGATCGACCGGATCGATTCCTGCGCGCCGCCGGGCTTCGCCCTCGGCACCACCTTCTGGTCCGCGCGCCGGCCGATCGCCCATCTCCTGGTGGAGGCGGGCCGCGATCCGCTGTTCCCGGTGGCCCGGATCCTGGAGCGGGCCCGGGAGGGCGTCGCCCGGGCCCGCGTCACCATCCGAAGCGGGCGATCTGCTCCAGCCGCGCCCGCGTCGCCGCCGCGTCGCGGCCCATGACGGCGATCCGCCCGGACAGGTCGTAGCAGGTCGCGCAGAACGGCAGCTGCAGCAGCGCGTACCCGTCGTCGCGCGCCCGGGCGACGGAGGCGACGAGGCAGGGCAGGACCGGCCCGTCGGGCGGTCCGGCGAGGCAGTCGGCCCGGGGGCTGCCGAAGGCCGGGCGGTTCGGCCAGGTCAGGAGGAGCGTGGTGCCGCCCCGGCGGTCCGGGGCCGGCGGCAGGGTGTAGCTGCGCAGGAACAGCGCGCAGGCCGCGAGGACGAGGATCGGCAGGATCAGGGCTGTGCGCATCGGCGGGCTCCGGACGCCTCAATCCCCCACGTCGAAGCGCGTCCGATAGAACACCTCGCGGCCGGCGCCGTCGATCACCCGGACGGCCTCGGCCGGCTCGCCCGAGCGCTGCGGCACCCGCGCGCGGGCGAACAGCCGCAGGGCCCGTTCCTGCGCGCTCTCCAGGCTGCCGACCCGCACGGAGATCCGCGTCTGGATCTCGTCCGGCTCCGGTCCGAGGACTTCGATGTGGAAGGTCTCGCGCACGGGTATCCGCCTGATCGAGGGACGTTCAGCGCCGGATATCGGGATCCGGCCGGCGGCCGCCATAGCATGTTCCGGTCGGATACCGGGTTCGGCGCCCCGCGCGGGCTGACCGCGCCGCGCTGTCGGGGCGCCGCGCGGCGATTCCTGGGCGCCGCGCCGCAGGCTCGATCTCGGCACGAAGGCCAATTGCCCCGCGGCCCGCCGCGGCCCTAAGAGGACCGCTCCGCCCGAGGAGACATCACCGGAGCAACCCCGTGGACCCGCTCAAGGCCGCCGCAGCGACCCTGCTCTGCCTCGCCCTGTTCTGGCTGGCCTTCCGGCTGACCCGGCGCCTGGTCGATCTCGCCATCGCGGGGGGCTACGCCGAGGAGCGCCGGCGACTCGCCGAGGAGGAGGCCGCTCAGGCCGAGGCGGGCACCGTCCCGCAGGCCTCGGCCATCCGGGCCACCGCTTCGAGCTTGGCCTCGAACAGGGACCAGTCGTCGGCCGCGGCGATCGGCGCCCACAACGCCTCCACCTCGTCGATCAGGAGCGTGCAGGGCGCCTCCGCGAAGTAGGGGTGGTCGAGCCGCGCCCCCGGGGCGGGCGCGAGCGGCTCCAGCGCGGCCCGCACCGGCGCGAAGGCCTCGTGCGCGTAGTGGCCGGCGGACGGCCCGGCCTGCGCGCGGGGCGCGCTCGCGAGGCCGCCGTACCAGTCGAAGAAGAACCGCTCGAAGGGCGCCCGCGTCTCGGCGAGGAACCGCCAGACCGCCGAGACCAGCCGGTCGGTCTCCGGCCGCGGCGCCGCGGCGAGGCCGAGCCGGCGGAACAGCGCCTCGGCGAACGCCTCCTGCAGGGCCGGGCCGAAGTTCGAGAGGGCGGTTTCGAGGCGCGCCTGGGGGGCCAGCACCAGCAGGCAGTCGGCGAGCCGGGCGAGGTTCCAGAACAGCGCCTCCGGCTGGCGGCCGAAGCTGTAGAGCCCGGTCTCGTCGAAGGAGGCGGCCGTGAAGTCCGGGTCGAAGTGCGGCAGGAAGCGCCACGGCCCGTAATCGAAGCTCTCGCCGGTGACGTTGATGTTGTCGCTGTTGAGCACCCCGTGGACGAAGCCGGCCGCCGCCCACTGCGCCCCCATCCGGGCGACCCGGGCGACCACGTCGTCCAGGAAGGCGACGGCGCGATCCTCCGCGCCGTCGCGCCAGAGTTCCGGCCGGTGGGTCGCGATCGCGTGGTCGAGGAGCCGGGCGATGTTGTCCGGCTCGCCGAGCGCCAGGAAGCGCTGGAAGGTCCCGATGCGGATATGGCCGTGGGACAGGCGCACCAGCACCGAGGAGCGCGCCGGCGAGGGCTCGTCGCCGCGCACGAGGTCCTCGCCGGTCTCGATCAGGCTGAAGCTCTTCGAGGTGTAGACGCCCTGCGCCTCCAGGAGGGCGGTGGCCAGCACCTCGCGCACCCCGCCCTTGAGGGTGAGCCGCCCGTCGGCCCCGCGCGACCAGGGCGTCGTGCCGCTGCCCTTGGTGCCGAGGTCGAGGAGGCGCCCGTCCAGCCGGTCGTGCAGCTGCGCGAACAGGAAGCCGCGCCCGTCGCCGAGGTCCGGATTGTAGGAGCGGAACTGATGGCCGTGGTAGCGCAGGGCCAGCGGCGTCTCGAAGCTGCCCGGTAAGGGCTCGAACCGGCCGAAATGGGCGATCCACGCTTCGTCGGACAGGTTGCCCAGGCCGACCCGCTCCGCCCAGGCCTGATTGCGGTAGCGCAGGATGGTCCGCGGGAACCGGGCCGGGGTGACGGGATCGAAGAAGGCGGGCCCGAGATCGGCGTGGCGCCGGGAAGGCGTGAAGGCGGTGTCGTCCATGCGGCGGCGCGTCTCTCCAGTCGGAAGGTAGACCACGTCCTACCAAGCCGGCGGAACGGGATCCGTTGCGGTTTCCGTCCTTGCGAGCGGAGCGGAGCAAGCCAGCCGGCGCCCCGGTCACGGAGGGCGCGCGGCCCTGGATCGCTTCCGTCCGCTCGCGAAAACGGCGGGAAGCCGTCATCGTGCGCGCTGTCTTCGGCGGCGGTCAGCCCACCTGACGCAGGGCCTCGCCGGCGATCATCGCGGCCGCGACCGCGACGTTGAGCGAGCGCAGGCCCGGCCGGATCGGCACCACGATCCGCGCGTCGGCCGCCGCGTGCACCGCCTCCGGCACGCCGGCGGATTCGCGCCCGACCATCAGGCAATCGTCCGGGCGGAAGGCGAAGTCCGTGTAGGGTACGGCGCCCGCCGTGGTGGCGAGGACGAGCCGGATCCCGGCCTCGGCCCGCCACGCCGCGAAGGCCGCGAACGAGCGGTGCCGGGTGATCGCCACGTGGTCGAGGTAGTCGAGGCCCGAGCGCCGCAGGTGGCGGTCCGAGACGTCGAAGCCCGCGGGCTCCACGATCTCCACCGCCAGCCCGAGGCAGGCGGCCATGCGCAGCATCGTGCCGGTGTTCTGGGGAATGTCGGGCTGGTAGAGGGCGAGGCGGAGCATGGCGCCGGCCTTGTGCGGGGCGCGGGCCCGGCCGTCAAAGGCGCGCCGCGCCGACGCGCAGCCGGCAAACCGCCGCGGCATCCCCGGCCGGCGCCGAGACCGCGCGGAACTTAAGCCCCGCCAGAACCTTGAGGCGGCGCCACCCCGTGTTCGGCCTCTCTGAAAGACCTGCTCCGATGCGCACCCCGCTCCTCGCCTCGGCCCTCCTGCTGGCCGGCCTCGCCACCGCCTCGGCGCAGACCGACGGCGCCAAGCCGGACGGCGGCAGCGCCGCGACCCCGGTTCCCGGTGCGCCCGCCACCATGGCCGACAACCTGCGCCCGACCTTCGTGGCGCAGACCCCCGACGACATGGTCGCCAGCAAGCTGATCGGCTCCAGCGTCGTCAACGGCGCCAACGAGACGATCGGGCAGATCGCCGATTTCGTCCTCGACCAGAAGGGCGCCGTGAAGGCCTGGATCATCGGGGTCGGCGGCTTCCTGGGGATCGGCTCGAAATACGTCGCGGTCGACCCGTCCGTGCTCAAGCTCGACCGCACCGACGGCAAGACCCTCCAGGCGCGGATCGACACGACCAAGGATCAGCTCCGGGCGGCGCCGGAATACGTCTATCTCGGCAAGGAACCGCCGAAGGGCGCCGCCCCGGCGAGCCCCGCGGGGGAGCCGGCGTCGAAGCCGTAGCGGTCGCGCCGGCGCGGCGCCGGGCGGCCGGCGGCACCGCGCCGGCTTGCCTCCGCGCGCCGTTGTGTGCTGTGCCGGCCTCCCCCGGAGGTCGGAACCCGTCCCATGCGCCGCGCCCTCGTCCCGCTTGTCGCCTTCTGCCTCGGCCTCGTCGGCCTCACCGGGGCGGCGGTGTTCGCGTTCCTGCCCGACAAGGCGCCGGTGGGCGTGCCGAGCGTCGGCGGCCCGTTCACGCTGGTGAACCAGGACGGCCGCACCGTCACCGAGCGCGACTTCGCCGGCGCGACGCACCTCGTGTTCTTCGGCTTCACCCACTGCCCGGACGTGTGCCCGACCACCCTGCAGCAGATCTCCGACGTGCTGGCCGCCCTGGGCCCGAAGGGCAAGACCATGCGGGTCGCCTTCGTCACGGTCGATCCCGAGCGGGACGATCCGGCGAGCCTCAAGACCTACCTGTCGAGCTTCGACCCGCGCATCACCGGCCTCACCGGCACGCCCGAGCAGGTCACCGCCACCGAGAAGGCGTACCGGGCCTACGCCCGCAAGGTTCCGGCCAAGGACGGGGACTACACGATGGAGCACACCGCGCTCGTCTACGTCATGGACGCGCAGAACCGCTTCGTCGGCGCCCTCGACCTGACCCGGCCGGCCGACGAGGTCGCCGCGCAGCTCGCCAAGAAGATCTGACCGCGGGCCGGTCCGGCCGGAGGCGCGTCAGAGCGTCATCCCGGTGTGGAAGCGGTCGGGGGAGAGCGGCAGCAGGAACTGCACGCCGAAGCCGCCCTCGAAGTAGCGCACCAGCCGTCCCGGCGTGCTGCCCACCGTGACGGCGGCGCCGAGGGGCAGCGGCACCGGGCAGGAGATCGCCACGCCCGACATCGAGATGTCGATGAGGCGCGCCCGGATCTCGCGGCCGCCCTCGACGCGCAGGACGACCGCCGTGTTGGTCGGCACGAGGCGCTCGTGCGAGCGTCCCTCCGGCAGGCCCAGCATCTCCCGGTTCGCCAGCCAGGTGAGCTGGGAGGCGAGCTTGTCGCGCTTGCGGGAGGTGGCGTTGAGCTGGACCGCGAACCCGTCCGGGCAGGTGCGGGCGACGACGCCCTCGATCCGGCCGATATGCTCCAGGTAGAGCACCACGCGCTCGCCGACCTCGCCCTTGACCGCGCAGGTCAGCCGCACGCCGCCCGGTGACATGTCCACGGTCTGACAGGGATATTCCCGGCGGTCGGCCAGCATGTAGCGGCCGAGCACGGCGACCCGCACGCGCTGGTGGCGGCGCTGGTCGGCGGCGCCGCGCGCCGGCTCGGCGGCGAGGCCGCGCAGATCAGTTCCAGCGGTGGCCGCAACCGCGATCATTCCGAGTTTGGTCCTGCGCCGGGAGAATGGCCGGTGCAGACTAGGCGCGGACTGTTACGAAACCCTTTTTTCCTGTCTCGCGGTCTATCGGCCTTGTAGAAACATCCACTATCGAGCGCCGTCGCGGCGCGCGCGATCGACTTGTGCGCCGAAGATTTTCGCGGGCGCGCGCGCTGATTCGATCGAACTGGCCGGTGCGGCCCGGGCGTAACCTTGGACGAATACGGTCCTCAGGCACGCCCGCCGGCATGGACGAGGAGGTGGCCGTGCCGGACCGGGCCGGGATAGCCCGCGCTCGTGCGCACGGCGGTGCGGGCGGGCGGGACCGGCTCGGTCCGGCGGCTCGGCAGGATGCGCAGGGAGGTGGTCTCGGCCTCCACCAGCGGGCGCAGGCCGAGCCAGTGCGGCGCGCCGTCGAGGCTGAGGGTGCCGAGGGCGCGGACCTGCGTCCGGCCGCGGTGGCGCAGGGGCAGGAGCAGGAGTTCGAGATCCGCCGCCTCGCCGGCCGCGTTGGTCCCGCGCAGGCCGGCCACGACGCCGAGGGTGTCGCTGGCCACGATCTCGACGATCCGCCACGGATCCGTCGCCCGGGAGCCCCACAGCCGGGCGAAGGGCTCGCCCTTCAGCTCGCGGCCGTACAGGGCGCAGACCCGCGTCCCCGCGAGCCGGATGCTCGCCGAGCGGCTCGGCATGTCGAGCTCCAGGATCAGGCTGTCGGCGAGAAGGTGCCGGATCTCGCCCGGCTCGATCTCGGCGCGTTCCGGCGCGGCCCGTTCTCCGCGCAGGCGCTCCCAATAGGCATGGAGCATGCGGCTGGTGGGATGCTTCATCGGTGTCCCGATTCTCAACGCCTGTGGTTCATCCCCGGATCATTCTGGCACATCCGCGGGGATGCGACCGGCCGATCCGGGCGTTCACCGCGTCCGGGCGCACGGGCCGTGCCGGCCCCGCACCCGCGCGTCGCCGGGCCACCGGCGACGCACCGGGCGGGGGGTAGCGCGTCGTGGCCGGCGACACAATCGTCGCACCCCGCCGGG from Methylobacterium radiotolerans JCM 2831 includes the following:
- a CDS encoding GNAT family N-acetyltransferase, which encodes MAGPASGTPSDTAALPGGLVAAVRPLDGAAPWVPAWRALGPASLIRNPFYEAGYALAAREAFGAGVRLLLVADQSPEAPGARLVAAWPFRSSRRRWGVPLPLLMGWTHGYAPFGAPLLDGAAPEAALAGLLAAPGALGLPPRLLLPNAPADGPLPELLAARGGRRAAYWPHDRGLLDLTGLGPEARAAYLGHLSGQRRRKLRRARARLEAAGPVTFDILAAPDALGPALEAHVALEAAGWKGEAGTSLAQRPAEVAFLRAALADLSADLGADRGAADGVRIARLRRGDRLLASLILPVTGREAWVLKIANDETRPETAPGVQLVHRLTEAVAAGDWPIDRIDSCAPPGFALGTTFWSARRPIAHLLVEAGRDPLFPVARILERAREGVARARVTIRSGRSAPAAPASPPRRGP
- the gpmI gene encoding 2,3-bisphosphoglycerate-independent phosphoglycerate mutase, which translates into the protein MLVILDGWGLRDAVADNAVHQARTPVFDALMRERPRARLKTFGADVGLPEGQMGNSEVGHLNIGAGRVVLQDLPRIDAAVADGSLARNPALIRFIEALRASGGTCHLVGLLSPGGVHAHQDHAVALARALTTAGIPVRLHGFTDGRDMPPRSAAACIADVEAALPKGARIATLCGRYFGMDRDRRWERVQRAYDALTEARGTRFERAGQAVAASYAQDVSDEFMQPAIIGDYAGMRDGDGILSFNFRADRTRQILEALLDPAFAGFERARAVRFAAALGIVQYSVEIDAFAETLFGALDLPNGLGETVARAGRAQLRMAETEKYPHVTYFMNGGREEPFAGQDAVLVPSPKVATYDLQPEMSAPELTDRAVEAIGSGRYDLIILNFANPDMVGHTGSLAAAVKAVETVDTCLGRVVEAVTAQGGALLVTADHGNCEMMRDPETGEPHTAHTLNPVPAALVGVDGVTLADGRLADVAPTLLDLMGLDQPAEMTGTSLIRPRGQG
- a CDS encoding PAS domain-containing protein, with the translated sequence MKHPTSRMLHAYWERLRGERAAPERAEIEPGEIRHLLADSLILELDMPSRSASIRLAGTRVCALYGRELKGEPFARLWGSRATDPWRIVEIVASDTLGVVAGLRGTNAAGEAADLELLLLPLRHRGRTQVRALGTLSLDGAPHWLGLRPLVEAETTSLRILPSRRTEPVPPARTAVRTSAGYPGPVRHGHLLVHAGGRA
- a CDS encoding lipopolysaccharide biosynthesis protein → MIARHSLIYVGSRGFAAALNMASVAVFTRLAPVESYGTYLYVLSWALVLYGATCQWPKFAFFALYDEAREPAQVGTVVRILGGTLLLAGLGSALAAALGLMPARMAAAILALAFGTTLFEGSTEIARTRLRAGAVAASVMSRAVLILALGSLALHLSQDPLHLACAVAAANALASLPAAATIAPMMPGRGSRAEALRLFAYGWPLVLSFGTAALAQSLDRLIIAKTVGPAGLGAYGALADFLKQSFIVFGEAIALSLISIAKREARVGGMAAASGVLRDAARAMTLIAAFGAVFFLCFDDLVVAVLLGPDYRAEARELAPVLILASILMMFRAYYFGQVIYFARSSGLEAAAAFATLATVAALSLLLIPRLGAAGAALAFAGGQSAACLVLVLGARRTGTTMPLPLADMAGIAGIALACGAVNAGIALVPGGLMPPGQALRLVLLAAAAGVTAWRYDVLGFAGAIRHRLAA
- a CDS encoding protein adenylyltransferase SelO, which translates into the protein MDDTAFTPSRRHADLGPAFFDPVTPARFPRTILRYRNQAWAERVGLGNLSDEAWIAHFGRFEPLPGSFETPLALRYHGHQFRSYNPDLGDGRGFLFAQLHDRLDGRLLDLGTKGSGTTPWSRGADGRLTLKGGVREVLATALLEAQGVYTSKSFSLIETGEDLVRGDEPSPARSSVLVRLSHGHIRIGTFQRFLALGEPDNIARLLDHAIATHRPELWRDGAEDRAVAFLDDVVARVARMGAQWAAAGFVHGVLNSDNINVTGESFDYGPWRFLPHFDPDFTAASFDETGLYSFGRQPEALFWNLARLADCLLVLAPQARLETALSNFGPALQEAFAEALFRRLGLAAAPRPETDRLVSAVWRFLAETRAPFERFFFDWYGGLASAPRAQAGPSAGHYAHEAFAPVRAALEPLAPAPGARLDHPYFAEAPCTLLIDEVEALWAPIAAADDWSLFEAKLEAVARMAEACGTVPASA
- a CDS encoding PRC-barrel domain-containing protein, translating into MRTPLLASALLLAGLATASAQTDGAKPDGGSAATPVPGAPATMADNLRPTFVAQTPDDMVASKLIGSSVVNGANETIGQIADFVLDQKGAVKAWIIGVGGFLGIGSKYVAVDPSVLKLDRTDGKTLQARIDTTKDQLRAAPEYVYLGKEPPKGAAPASPAGEPASKP
- a CDS encoding tRNA (cytidine(34)-2'-O)-methyltransferase, with the protein product MLRLALYQPDIPQNTGTMLRMAACLGLAVEIVEPAGFDVSDRHLRRSGLDYLDHVAITRHRSFAAFAAWRAEAGIRLVLATTAGAVPYTDFAFRPDDCLMVGRESAGVPEAVHAAADARIVVPIRPGLRSLNVAVAAAMIAGEALRQVG
- a CDS encoding PilZ domain-containing protein, coding for MIAVAATAGTDLRGLAAEPARGAADQRRHQRVRVAVLGRYMLADRREYPCQTVDMSPGGVRLTCAVKGEVGERVVLYLEHIGRIEGVVARTCPDGFAVQLNATSRKRDKLASQLTWLANREMLGLPEGRSHERLVPTNTAVVLRVEGGREIRARLIDISMSGVAISCPVPLPLGAAVTVGSTPGRLVRYFEGGFGVQFLLPLSPDRFHTGMTL
- a CDS encoding SCO family protein: MRRALVPLVAFCLGLVGLTGAAVFAFLPDKAPVGVPSVGGPFTLVNQDGRTVTERDFAGATHLVFFGFTHCPDVCPTTLQQISDVLAALGPKGKTMRVAFVTVDPERDDPASLKTYLSSFDPRITGLTGTPEQVTATEKAYRAYARKVPAKDGDYTMEHTALVYVMDAQNRFVGALDLTRPADEVAAQLAKKI